In Spirosoma aureum, a single genomic region encodes these proteins:
- a CDS encoding efflux RND transporter permease subunit, with the protein MKFVETIIKRPSLIIVLFAILTIGGLFSYRMLSYELLPEFSTPVITITTIYPGAAPSEVETEVSKKLEDAVSGLDNLDDVKANSFENASVIVVQFKPGTDIDMALQDAQREIDKMVSDLPDDAEQPSLSKISPSDQPIMQLLATSTLPNEVFYQQVEDKYLPVLQQIKGVADITMVGGDKREIRINVNDDKLNYYGLSLLQVTQAINQANLDFPTGKVKSIKENMTLRLAGKFSSLDDIRKLVIATPPNGSPIRVGDVATVTDGLTEATSISRYNGQNGIGLFIKKQSDANAVEISKLVEEKLKTIEKENVKDKVTFAIAYDSSVFTLASVEAVTHDLILAVGLVAIVMLLFLHSFRNAFIVMISVPASLISAFLFMFVMGYSLNLMTLLALSLVIGILVDDSIVVLENIQRHLEMGKDRWRATLDGVSEIGFAAVAITLVIVVVFVPITFVSSVIADLLRQFSLTVAFATMVSLLVSFTLTPWLTSMLAKLEHLNPKNPFQAFLLWFEKGLTALTNGYHQSLGWVLKHKLAFTGILIAIFVFTGWVMSLGIIGSEFVAQGDQGKFLLTMKLDKSASLQENNLTSRRIENYLQKKPEVQTIFANVGGASTGINSTGQGATNRTELTVQLADAAERPGHKLTEQYMIDLRKELEERFPAIEFSSSVVGIVNSGTSPIEIFLSGDDANQNLAAAEELANRIRKTPGANDVNVSVESGNPEVRVEIDREKMAKLGLNIQTVGGTLQNAFAGNDDSKFRDGGEDYDIRVMLDAFDRKNPDDVKNINFFSPSANRSVRLAEFANVTLSNGPSLLERKNRRSSVTVTANTLGTGSGTLTGVIQADLAKNPLPAAVTVSWGGDAKNQSEGFGSLGIAMLAGLMLVYFIMVLLYDSFVYPFVVLFSVPVAVIGALLALALSSSNIGIFAMLGMLMLIGLVVKNAILIVDFANQQKANGTYYKDAILHAGEERLRPILMTTIAMVIGMIPIATASGAGAEWKNSLAWVLIGGLSSSMVLTIYLVPMMYYLVDRLQEWFKNRFRKSNETEALTEAEAAVS; encoded by the coding sequence ATGAAATTTGTTGAAACAATCATCAAGCGCCCATCGCTCATTATCGTTCTGTTTGCGATTTTGACAATTGGAGGTCTGTTTTCGTATCGAATGCTGAGTTATGAGTTGCTGCCCGAGTTTTCTACGCCGGTCATCACCATCACGACAATTTATCCGGGTGCGGCTCCTTCGGAAGTTGAAACGGAGGTTAGCAAAAAACTTGAAGACGCCGTATCGGGCTTAGATAACCTCGACGACGTAAAAGCCAATTCATTTGAAAATGCGTCGGTCATTGTCGTTCAGTTTAAACCAGGGACCGATATCGATATGGCCCTGCAGGATGCTCAGCGGGAAATTGACAAAATGGTCAGCGATTTGCCCGACGACGCCGAGCAACCATCCTTATCCAAAATATCCCCCAGCGACCAACCAATTATGCAGTTGCTGGCCACTTCGACCCTACCCAATGAAGTATTCTATCAACAGGTAGAAGACAAATACCTGCCGGTTCTCCAGCAAATTAAAGGGGTGGCCGACATCACAATGGTTGGGGGCGACAAACGTGAAATCCGTATCAATGTCAACGACGATAAACTCAATTATTACGGTTTATCACTGCTTCAGGTAACCCAGGCCATCAATCAGGCAAACCTGGATTTCCCAACCGGGAAGGTAAAAAGTATAAAAGAGAACATGACGCTGCGCCTGGCGGGTAAGTTCTCTTCACTAGACGACATTCGGAAGTTAGTCATAGCCACTCCGCCAAACGGTAGCCCTATACGCGTTGGCGATGTGGCCACCGTAACCGATGGTTTGACAGAAGCAACCAGCATCAGCCGGTACAATGGACAGAACGGTATTGGCCTATTCATCAAAAAGCAATCCGACGCCAATGCTGTTGAAATCAGTAAGTTAGTCGAGGAAAAACTAAAGACGATTGAGAAAGAAAACGTTAAGGACAAGGTTACGTTTGCGATTGCCTACGATAGCAGTGTCTTTACGCTGGCATCCGTAGAGGCCGTTACGCACGACCTGATTCTGGCCGTTGGGCTGGTAGCTATTGTGATGCTGCTTTTCCTGCATAGTTTCCGGAATGCCTTCATCGTCATGATTTCCGTACCGGCTTCGCTGATCTCGGCTTTCCTGTTCATGTTCGTTATGGGTTATTCGCTCAACCTGATGACCCTGCTTGCCTTGTCGCTTGTAATTGGTATTCTGGTCGATGACTCGATTGTGGTCCTCGAAAACATCCAGCGACACCTCGAAATGGGTAAAGATCGCTGGCGGGCTACGCTCGATGGTGTGAGCGAAATTGGTTTTGCAGCGGTAGCCATCACCCTGGTTATTGTGGTCGTGTTTGTCCCGATTACGTTCGTGAGTTCGGTCATTGCCGATCTGTTGCGGCAGTTTTCGCTGACAGTTGCTTTTGCGACGATGGTTAGTTTGCTGGTCAGTTTTACATTGACGCCCTGGCTCACATCGATGCTGGCGAAGCTGGAGCACCTGAATCCAAAGAATCCGTTCCAGGCCTTCCTGCTCTGGTTTGAAAAAGGGCTGACTGCGTTAACGAATGGCTATCATCAAAGCCTGGGCTGGGTTTTGAAACATAAACTAGCCTTTACCGGAATTTTGATCGCTATTTTTGTCTTCACGGGTTGGGTCATGAGTCTGGGCATTATCGGTTCCGAATTCGTCGCTCAGGGCGATCAGGGTAAATTTCTGCTGACGATGAAGCTCGACAAGAGCGCTTCACTTCAGGAAAACAACCTCACATCCAGACGTATCGAAAATTACCTGCAAAAGAAACCTGAAGTTCAAACCATCTTTGCCAACGTGGGCGGAGCCAGTACGGGTATCAATAGCACGGGTCAGGGTGCTACGAACCGAACCGAATTGACGGTACAACTAGCCGATGCGGCTGAACGGCCGGGTCATAAGCTAACCGAGCAATACATGATCGATCTCCGCAAAGAACTGGAAGAACGCTTTCCGGCCATTGAATTCAGCTCATCGGTGGTGGGTATTGTGAACTCAGGAACATCTCCTATCGAGATTTTCCTGAGTGGCGACGACGCTAACCAGAATTTAGCCGCAGCCGAAGAACTGGCGAACCGCATTCGGAAAACACCCGGTGCAAACGATGTTAACGTATCGGTTGAATCAGGAAATCCGGAGGTACGGGTCGAAATCGACCGCGAAAAAATGGCCAAACTAGGCCTAAATATTCAGACGGTGGGTGGTACACTCCAGAATGCGTTTGCGGGTAACGATGACTCCAAATTCCGCGATGGTGGTGAGGATTATGACATTCGCGTGATGCTTGACGCTTTCGACCGGAAAAACCCGGACGATGTAAAAAACATCAACTTCTTCAGCCCATCGGCCAATCGATCAGTACGGTTAGCAGAGTTCGCGAACGTAACACTCAGCAATGGCCCTTCACTACTGGAACGGAAAAACCGTCGTTCATCGGTAACTGTTACGGCCAATACGCTCGGTACTGGTTCGGGTACGCTAACCGGCGTGATTCAGGCCGATCTGGCCAAAAATCCATTGCCCGCTGCGGTTACCGTTAGCTGGGGTGGTGATGCCAAAAACCAGAGTGAAGGATTCGGGTCACTGGGTATTGCCATGCTGGCGGGTCTGATGCTCGTATATTTCATCATGGTGCTCCTCTACGACAGTTTCGTTTATCCGTTTGTCGTATTGTTCTCCGTTCCGGTTGCGGTGATTGGCGCGTTGCTGGCTTTGGCCCTCAGCTCTTCGAACATTGGTATTTTCGCCATGCTGGGTATGCTGATGCTGATTGGTCTGGTTGTTAAAAACGCTATTCTGATCGTTGACTTTGCCAACCAGCAGAAAGCCAATGGAACGTATTATAAAGACGCCATTTTACACGCTGGCGAAGAACGTTTGCGCCCCATTCTGATGACGACGATTGCCATGGTCATCGGGATGATTCCAATTGCCACGGCAAGTGGCGCAGGTGCCGAATGGAAAAACTCGCTGGCCTGGGTACTAATTGGCGGTCTGAGCAGCTCGATGGTACTGACGATCTATCTGGTTCCCATGATGTATTACCTCGTTGACCGACTTCAGGAATGGTTCAAAAACCGATTCCGGAAATCGAACGAAACCGAAGCATTGACTGAAGCCGAAGCGGCTGTTTCCTAA
- a CDS encoding efflux RND transporter periplasmic adaptor subunit produces the protein MKRIWLLLALVGTLGMTAWTLLNNKKEVEAKIYKPNPDQKVGVRTAVAELRNLSQNSEFLGSFAANRQVEIRPQAGGQIIQLPIEEGQSVGAGRLIAKLDDEQLRYQIEALQVTLEGYQNDLKRYENLVKGDATPAVNLERTQLSIRSTQAQIKQLQKQIANTTITAPFAGIVTEKMVEKGSVVSLGSPIATVTDISSLKLVVDVPEKAINQFRVGQSLSVSTEVYPGAHFAGRVSLIGAEGDAAHNYPVEITVNNSGKNLLRAGMYGSIANISQLKGQTLSVPRQAIIGSEKQPQVYVVEGGKAVLKSVEIGATTNDYYEIRTGLKAGDQVVTSGQINLQNGTAVSAQ, from the coding sequence ATGAAACGTATCTGGTTATTACTCGCCCTTGTTGGCACGTTGGGCATGACTGCCTGGACGCTGTTGAACAACAAAAAAGAAGTCGAAGCAAAAATTTACAAACCGAATCCCGACCAGAAGGTGGGTGTTCGTACGGCCGTTGCCGAACTGCGTAACTTATCTCAGAATAGTGAATTTCTGGGTTCATTTGCTGCCAATCGTCAGGTCGAAATCCGGCCACAGGCGGGTGGTCAGATTATTCAGCTTCCCATTGAGGAAGGCCAATCAGTAGGTGCTGGCCGATTAATCGCCAAGCTGGACGATGAACAACTTCGCTATCAGATCGAAGCGCTTCAGGTTACTCTGGAAGGGTATCAGAATGATCTGAAACGCTACGAAAATCTGGTAAAAGGTGATGCTACGCCCGCCGTTAATCTGGAACGTACGCAATTGAGCATTCGCTCAACGCAGGCGCAGATCAAACAGCTTCAGAAGCAGATTGCCAACACCACGATTACGGCACCTTTTGCCGGAATCGTTACCGAGAAGATGGTTGAAAAAGGTTCAGTGGTATCGCTTGGATCGCCAATTGCCACTGTAACAGACATCTCATCCCTGAAACTGGTTGTCGATGTGCCCGAAAAAGCCATTAATCAGTTCCGCGTTGGCCAATCATTATCGGTATCAACCGAGGTTTATCCAGGCGCTCACTTTGCTGGCCGCGTTTCCCTGATCGGGGCTGAGGGTGATGCCGCACACAATTATCCGGTTGAGATTACGGTCAATAATTCGGGAAAAAATCTATTGCGGGCGGGCATGTACGGCTCTATTGCCAACATCAGTCAACTGAAAGGGCAGACCCTGTCGGTTCCTCGCCAGGCCATTATCGGTTCAGAAAAGCAGCCACAGGTTTATGTGGTTGAGGGTGGCAAAGCCGTGTTAAAGTCAGTCGAAATTGGCGCTACGACCAACGATTATTACGAAATACGTACCGGCTTGAAAGCGGGCGATCAGGTCGTTACCAGCGGGCAGATCAATTTACAGAACGGAACAGCGGTTAGTGCGCAATAA
- a CDS encoding TolC family protein, which produces MKTIRWYLSSFFVLGFTVARAQDFTLDQLINKALTNNYSVQSARLDEIKTEAQIAEVKASARPQVNLTGDYKRYLKIPGQVIPASVFGGPEGTYSAVAFGLPYNLSTSLQATQALYNQSLLIATKAAKASRDLSALQTQKTKEDVAYNVSATYYNLQTTAQQIAFLRNNLVSTERLIRITDLRRQNQLAQGIDVDRLQLSKTSSQTQIESLQATYNQLLNTLKYLTGTPQTDSLQVRTSIEETIPVAPGNEYTINRTDLQLIDQQKLINGLEQRNVKTGFVPTVSAYGVANSSVYAIGGDNSYVKNLPGYWVGLQLNWNVFDGLARKAKLSQKRIDDQKLDVQLRQVRESISMDITNARNKFLVEQQNLSTNSGQVKLAEKVYTQTQLQFKEGTVDITDVVQAENSLRDAQNNYLTTLVNLRTAELDWKKATGSLINR; this is translated from the coding sequence ATGAAAACCATTCGATGGTACCTTTCCTCGTTCTTCGTACTGGGATTTACAGTAGCCAGAGCTCAGGATTTTACGCTTGATCAGCTGATTAACAAAGCGTTGACTAATAACTACAGTGTTCAGTCGGCCCGACTCGATGAAATCAAAACGGAAGCCCAGATTGCAGAAGTCAAAGCCAGTGCCCGCCCACAGGTGAACCTAACGGGCGATTATAAACGCTACCTCAAAATTCCCGGTCAGGTTATCCCCGCATCGGTCTTTGGCGGACCCGAAGGAACTTATTCGGCTGTAGCGTTCGGGTTGCCTTATAACTTGTCCACGAGCCTTCAGGCCACCCAGGCTCTGTATAACCAGTCGTTGCTGATTGCCACTAAAGCGGCCAAAGCCAGCCGTGATTTGTCGGCGCTGCAAACGCAGAAAACAAAAGAAGACGTTGCTTACAATGTATCAGCGACTTATTACAACCTGCAAACGACTGCTCAGCAAATTGCCTTTCTACGCAACAATTTAGTTTCGACCGAACGGCTGATTCGCATTACTGACCTACGGCGGCAGAACCAATTGGCACAGGGTATTGACGTCGACCGGCTTCAGCTCAGTAAAACCTCTTCGCAAACACAGATTGAATCGCTCCAGGCGACTTACAACCAGCTCCTGAATACGCTGAAGTACCTGACAGGAACACCACAAACGGATTCGCTCCAGGTTCGCACGTCCATCGAGGAAACGATTCCGGTAGCACCTGGCAATGAATACACCATCAACCGAACCGATTTACAGTTGATCGATCAGCAGAAACTAATCAACGGCCTCGAACAGCGCAATGTCAAAACGGGATTTGTGCCTACAGTATCGGCCTACGGTGTTGCCAACAGTTCAGTGTATGCAATTGGTGGCGATAACTCCTACGTTAAAAATTTACCGGGCTATTGGGTTGGTCTGCAATTAAACTGGAATGTGTTCGACGGCCTGGCTCGCAAAGCGAAACTTAGCCAGAAACGCATCGATGATCAAAAATTAGACGTACAGCTTCGTCAGGTTCGTGAGTCCATCTCCATGGATATCACCAATGCCCGCAACAAGTTTCTGGTCGAGCAGCAGAACCTGTCAACCAATAGCGGTCAGGTGAAACTGGCCGAAAAAGTATACACCCAGACCCAGCTTCAATTTAAAGAAGGCACCGTCGACATTACCGATGTGGTACAGGCCGAAAACTCACTTCGGGATGCCCAAAACAACTACCTGACCACACTGGTCAATCTCCGTACCGCCGAACTTGACTGGAAAAAAGCAACCGGCAGTTTAATCAATCGCTAA
- a CDS encoding TetR/AcrR family transcriptional regulator codes for MNCSPFKSTEEKIRAAAKQVFLEKGFDGATSRDIADTAGINIALTNYYFRSKEKLFMSIFEEMIQLFFNGMVEIMNKPTGLREKIAELIEHDFELLKNNPSLSIFVMNEIHRNPERMATSIGVMKQIHHSMFEEQLQQEIALGTIRPIKAMHLMPMIFCNVQFLFIGKAMHMKMWQMTDAEFDEFANQHKSLVIDMITTYLFEFEKV; via the coding sequence ATGAATTGTTCCCCTTTTAAATCTACTGAAGAGAAAATCCGGGCGGCTGCCAAGCAGGTCTTCCTGGAGAAGGGGTTTGATGGTGCTACGTCCCGGGATATTGCCGATACTGCCGGTATCAATATAGCCTTAACCAATTACTACTTCCGCAGCAAAGAAAAGCTGTTCATGAGCATATTCGAAGAAATGATCCAACTGTTCTTTAATGGAATGGTTGAGATTATGAATAAGCCAACCGGTCTGCGCGAAAAAATTGCCGAGTTGATCGAACATGATTTTGAGTTGCTTAAAAACAACCCCAGCCTGTCGATCTTCGTCATGAACGAAATCCACCGCAATCCGGAACGAATGGCAACAAGCATTGGCGTCATGAAACAAATTCATCACTCCATGTTTGAGGAACAGCTTCAACAGGAAATTGCTCTTGGCACAATCCGGCCGATCAAGGCGATGCATTTAATGCCAATGATCTTTTGTAATGTGCAATTCTTATTTATTGGCAAAGCCATGCACATGAAAATGTGGCAAATGACCGATGCCGAGTTTGATGAGTTTGCCAATCAGCATAAAAGCCTGGTCATTGACATGATCACCACTTATTTGTTTGAATTCGAGAAGGTGTGA
- a CDS encoding response regulator transcription factor has protein sequence MAIRILLADDHSVVRKGIRMLLEDEADIQIVGEVADGDEAIDQVAAIKPDVLLLDITMPRMSGIDALKVISKQYPKVKTVMFSMHNNPDYILKAVQNGAAGYLLKDTTPEEILRAVRTVISGELYYPPNASSIIIRQLVLPNVSQQKKEEQTYSPRASSSVWNKITSREAQILTCLIEGLSSPEIAERFGISANTVANQRASIIRKAGVKNTIDLIRIALEEKSRL, from the coding sequence ATGGCTATTCGAATACTTCTTGCCGACGATCATTCTGTAGTCCGAAAAGGAATTCGGATGTTGCTGGAAGACGAAGCGGATATTCAGATTGTCGGCGAGGTTGCCGATGGCGACGAAGCGATCGATCAGGTTGCCGCGATCAAACCCGATGTGTTGTTACTGGACATAACCATGCCCCGGATGTCGGGCATCGATGCCTTAAAGGTTATTTCTAAACAATACCCAAAAGTTAAAACGGTAATGTTCAGTATGCATAACAACCCGGATTACATTCTGAAAGCTGTCCAGAATGGTGCGGCTGGTTATCTGCTCAAGGATACGACCCCGGAAGAAATCCTGCGGGCGGTGCGGACTGTAATCAGCGGTGAGTTGTACTATCCACCCAATGCATCGTCAATAATTATCCGCCAGCTTGTCTTACCAAACGTTAGCCAGCAAAAGAAAGAAGAACAAACATACAGCCCCCGGGCATCGTCGTCAGTCTGGAATAAAATTACGTCGCGGGAAGCTCAGATACTGACTTGTTTAATTGAGGGCCTGAGTAGTCCCGAAATAGCCGAACGATTTGGTATCAGTGCCAATACGGTGGCCAATCAGCGGGCAAGTATCATTCGTAAAGCAGGCGTAAAAAATACGATCGACCTGATCCGGATTGCGCTGGAAGAAAAAAGTCGGCTTTAA
- a CDS encoding ATP-binding protein: MKQLDQQVARRLTRFYVMALTAIAVLSISGLVFIRSTLSNHYDDSRVVNVTGRQRMLSQRLTKLALLRTTGLSAADTVSFDSLLHTWYQTHIQLRNGLLKMEKDYSVRKSSQLSGMFARIEPVFQSIYQSFSRINNPKTTLAEKKEALQVILRNELSFVQQMNDIVFQFDTESFERVQSLERIEWLLTIATLLTILAEALFIFRPVVGYTKNIVRRLARSENALQLVNRQMEITNHELEATNQNLAASNRKLVATQQELIRTTEEKYQLQIAEENIRSAALLEGQEEERRRFARELHDGIGQMLTGLKLHAEKMKTITFPDEKQRLRFDELCKLIYEIIQTTRQISHNLMPSVLGDFGLGATLQYLAEQTARSSGIDVLFEGDRDANRLTPAMEIGLYRIAQEALNNAIKYAGAQTIRIHLQQNSRKLELAVIDDGKGFQVKSVQKEQEVPTINGIENMRTRTRLLNGTLTITSKPKKGTKVLVSINVAGNLH, from the coding sequence ATGAAGCAACTCGACCAACAGGTAGCCCGTCGGTTAACGCGGTTCTATGTGATGGCCCTCACCGCCATTGCAGTGCTGTCAATCAGCGGATTAGTATTCATTCGAAGTACGCTCAGCAATCACTACGACGATAGCCGGGTTGTCAACGTAACCGGTAGACAACGGATGCTGAGTCAGCGATTGACAAAGCTTGCTTTGTTGCGAACAACAGGACTGTCGGCTGCCGATACCGTTTCGTTCGATTCTCTGTTGCATACGTGGTATCAAACCCACATTCAGCTACGGAATGGGCTACTTAAAATGGAAAAGGACTATTCCGTTCGGAAAAGCAGCCAGCTATCTGGCATGTTTGCCCGGATTGAGCCGGTTTTCCAATCCATTTACCAGAGCTTTAGTCGAATCAATAACCCAAAAACGACGCTTGCCGAAAAAAAAGAGGCTCTTCAGGTCATTCTGCGAAATGAACTTTCTTTCGTGCAACAGATGAACGACATCGTTTTTCAGTTCGACACGGAAAGTTTCGAGCGGGTTCAGTCGCTGGAACGAATCGAATGGTTATTAACGATTGCAACCCTACTGACAATTCTGGCCGAGGCATTATTTATTTTCCGTCCGGTTGTCGGTTACACGAAGAATATCGTTCGGAGACTGGCCCGTTCAGAGAATGCGCTACAACTGGTGAACAGGCAGATGGAAATTACCAACCATGAGCTGGAAGCCACGAATCAGAACCTGGCGGCCTCTAACCGGAAGCTGGTAGCTACTCAACAGGAGCTTATTCGCACTACGGAAGAGAAGTATCAGTTGCAGATCGCTGAAGAGAACATTCGTTCGGCAGCCTTGCTCGAAGGCCAGGAAGAAGAACGGCGTCGGTTTGCCCGTGAGCTTCACGACGGTATCGGTCAAATGTTAACCGGCCTGAAGCTGCACGCGGAAAAAATGAAAACGATCACGTTTCCGGACGAGAAGCAACGACTCCGGTTTGACGAACTGTGTAAGTTGATTTACGAGATTATTCAGACAACCCGACAAATATCCCATAATCTGATGCCATCCGTTCTGGGCGACTTTGGACTGGGCGCTACGTTGCAGTATCTCGCCGAGCAAACTGCCCGGTCGTCGGGAATCGATGTGCTTTTTGAGGGGGATCGCGACGCTAATCGGCTGACTCCTGCTATGGAAATCGGGTTGTATCGCATTGCCCAGGAAGCCCTGAACAATGCTATTAAATATGCAGGAGCACAGACCATACGCATTCATTTACAACAAAATTCGCGTAAACTTGAACTGGCCGTCATTGATGACGGAAAAGGTTTTCAGGTCAAATCAGTTCAAAAAGAACAAGAGGTGCCTACCATAAACGGCATCGAAAACATGCGGACCCGAACCCGCCTGTTAAACGGCACACTGACAATTACCTCAAAACCCAAAAAGGGCACCAAGGTGCTGGTCAGTATCAACGTAGCGGGTAACCTTCATTAA
- the nirD gene encoding nitrite reductase small subunit NirD, whose amino-acid sequence MEVLVAPKHEITWHLACRVDDIPEDGGACALIEGKQIAIYNFTRRGKWYATDNECPHRQQMALSRGMIGSQADEPKVACPFHKKTFSLQTGQCLNDDSYQINTYSVKIKDGKVYIGI is encoded by the coding sequence ATGGAAGTTCTTGTTGCACCCAAACACGAAATAACCTGGCATCTGGCTTGTCGGGTAGACGATATTCCCGAAGACGGTGGCGCCTGCGCACTGATCGAAGGAAAGCAGATAGCTATCTATAACTTCACCCGTCGTGGCAAGTGGTACGCCACCGACAACGAATGCCCGCATCGTCAGCAAATGGCTTTGTCACGGGGTATGATTGGTAGCCAGGCCGACGAGCCGAAAGTTGCCTGTCCGTTTCACAAGAAGACATTTTCGCTCCAGACTGGCCAATGCCTGAACGACGATTCTTACCAGATTAACACCTATTCCGTAAAAATTAAGGACGGAAAGGTGTATATTGGGATTTAG